A stretch of Acidobacteriota bacterium DNA encodes these proteins:
- the argJ gene encoding bifunctional glutamate N-acetyltransferase/amino-acid acetyltransferase ArgJ yields MTGKRSKTGNGNPAAGWHEIEGGLTAPQGYLASGVSAGIKDKGPDLAVVFSSRPTSAAGVFTLNRVQAAPVLLSREHLKVSRGRVRAVLINSGCANACTGERGMKDARLSARSLASHLNLEPAEVLVASTGVIGAFLPMPKMLKGIAGAVSALNSMGGSAAARAILTTDTVEKTFAVEGRIGGKTVRIGGMAKGSGMIHPNMATMIAVLTTDLRIPPRELGRCLRRAADRTFNCLTVDGDTSTNDTVLVMANGASEASLADSRAVSFFEKGLLAVCEELARRIARDGEGATKFVEITVKGAADFESARRVAKTIAHSPLVKTALYGQELNWGRILAAVGYSGVSFDPDEVVLGLNGIPIFRGGAPVASTRSRAEEAMKEHDLRIEVDLGEGKASARVWTCDLSHEYVNINASYIS; encoded by the coding sequence ATGACAGGAAAAAGATCGAAAACAGGCAACGGGAATCCGGCCGCGGGCTGGCATGAAATCGAGGGGGGGCTGACGGCGCCCCAGGGGTACCTGGCTTCGGGGGTGTCGGCCGGGATCAAGGACAAGGGGCCCGATCTGGCCGTGGTGTTCTCCTCCCGGCCGACTTCGGCCGCCGGGGTATTCACCCTGAACCGGGTCCAGGCGGCCCCCGTCCTGCTCTCACGGGAGCATCTGAAGGTTTCCCGCGGACGGGTCCGGGCGGTGCTGATCAATTCGGGGTGCGCCAACGCCTGCACCGGGGAGAGGGGGATGAAGGACGCCCGCCTCAGCGCCCGCAGCCTGGCGTCGCACCTGAACCTGGAGCCCGCGGAAGTGCTGGTCGCCAGCACGGGGGTGATCGGCGCCTTCCTTCCCATGCCGAAGATGTTGAAGGGAATAGCCGGGGCGGTGTCGGCCCTGAATTCCATGGGGGGGAGCGCGGCCGCGCGGGCGATCCTGACGACCGACACCGTGGAGAAGACCTTCGCGGTCGAAGGCCGCATCGGGGGGAAGACGGTGCGCATAGGGGGGATGGCCAAGGGTTCCGGCATGATTCATCCCAACATGGCCACCATGATCGCCGTCCTCACCACCGACCTGCGCATCCCGCCGCGCGAACTCGGCCGCTGCCTGCGCCGGGCCGCGGACCGCACCTTCAACTGCCTCACCGTGGACGGGGACACCTCGACGAACGACACCGTGCTGGTCATGGCCAACGGGGCCTCGGAGGCCTCTCTGGCGGACAGCCGGGCCGTGTCCTTTTTCGAGAAGGGACTCCTCGCGGTCTGCGAGGAACTGGCCCGGCGCATCGCCCGGGACGGGGAGGGGGCGACCAAGTTCGTGGAGATCACCGTCAAGGGGGCGGCCGATTTCGAATCGGCGCGCAGGGTGGCCAAGACCATCGCGCATTCGCCCCTGGTCAAGACCGCGCTCTACGGCCAGGAGCTGAACTGGGGCCGCATCCTGGCCGCGGTCGGGTACAGCGGGGTCTCCTTCGACCCCGACGAGGTCGTGCTCGGCCTCAACGGGATTCCGATCTTCCGAGGCGGCGCCCCCGTCGCTTCGACCCGGAGCCGGGCCGAGGAAGCGATGAAGGAGCACGACCTCCGGATCGAGGTCGACCTCGGGGAGGGGAAGGCGAGCGCCCGCGTCTGGACCTGCGACCTCAGCCACGAGTACGTCAATATCAACGCGAGCTATATCTCCTGA